CAGCACCGAACCGCCCGCAACGCCGTGGCCTTGCTGCATCACGATGTCGCTGATGTTCAGACTGCCGGAGACCATCATCACGCCGATCAGCGAAAAGCCCATCGCCAGTTCGTAGGACACCATCTGCGCCGCGGCACGCATGGCACCCAGGAACGCATATTTGGAGTTCGATGCCCAACCGGCAATGATCACGCCGTATACGCCCAGCGAAGTAATCGCCATTACGTACAGCAGACCGATGTTTACGTCAGCCAGCACCAGACCCGGGAAGAACGGGATCACCGCCCAAGCCGCCAAAGCTGGCATCAGCACCAGCACCGGCGCCACAAAGAACAAGCCTTTGCTGGATGCAGAAGGTGCAATGATTTCTTTCAGCAGCAGCTTGAGCACGTCGGCAAACGGCTGCAGCAAACCCAGCGGACCAACCCGGTTCGGGCCGATACGAATCTGCATGTAGCCAATGACTTTGCGCTCGGCATAAGTCATGTAGGCCACGCCCAGAATCAGCGGGACTGCAATCAGCACGATCTTGAGCAGAGTCCAGACAACGAGTGCGACATCAAAGCCCCACTCCTGGCCAATGAACCCCGCAAAGAAGTGTGTCAAAAGTTCCATTATTGTTATCGCCCTTATGCTTTGACGACTTGCAGCGCAGCCGCGCCATCAAGACCACGGGTCAGCGGGTGTGCGGCAGCGATGCGAACCACTTGATCCAGCAACGCATCATCTTGTGCGACCGTGAGAACTGCCTCACCGCCCTGCACTACTTTCGCCTGATCGCCAGCAACCAGACCCAGCGTTGCCAGCGTTGTTGCGTTGGCACGCAAGGTCGCAGCGGACTGTGCATCAACGGTGGCTTGCAGGCTTGGCGCACGACGCACCAGCGCATCGATCTGGTACAGCGGCACTTCAGCCAGACGAGTCAGACCCGATGCAGCAACCGGCTTCACATTCACCGCAGCAGCCGGTGCATTGTTCAGCTTGCCTTCAATGCCGTTGGCCAATGCTTCGTCGCGTACTTCTTCAGACGATGCAAATTCAAAGCCAGCCAGACCCAGCAGGTTGCCCAGCACGCGGAACACCTTCCAGGCCGGGCGGGTTTCGCCCAGCGGACGCACCACACCGTTGAAGCTTTGTGGGCGGCTTTCCAGATTGATGAAGGTGCCGGAGGTTTCAGCAAATGGCGAAACCGGCAGAATCACGTCTGCGTAGTCATAAGCGCAGGACTGGAACGGCGACAGCACGACAACCATTTCAGCTTGCTCAACCGCAGCCAGCGCTTGCGGCGCGTTGGCGGTATCGAAATCGACTTCCGCGTTCAACAGCACGTAGGCTTTCTTCGGCTTGGCGAATGCCCCAGCGGTTGCGTTGAAACCGATCAGTTGCGCACCAACCGCATTGGCACCCGAAGTCAGCACGCCCAGCTTGGCACCGCTGATTTCGGCGATCGCAGTTGCCACAGCGTGCAGTTCAGCAGCGCGGACACCTTCAACAGCCAGGTTACCCAGCAGCACACCCACTTTCTCGCTGGCAACCAGCGTGGTGGCGATAGCAAGGGCTTGTTCGGAAACAGTCACTCCAGCCACATCGATATGAGCCGGAACGCTAGCGCCCTTCTGCTCGGCAACGGCCTTGAGTACTTCCAGCGCGCCTTCAACCAGTTGATCCGGACGGGTTACCAGCGAACCGTGCAGCGTGGTCAGCAGGTCGTCATTGTGCGGATTAACCACGGCCAGCTTCAGACCCTTCTTCACCGACTGGCGCAGACGTTGGGCCAGCAGCGGCTGCTCTTTACGCAATGTGGAACCGATCACCAGTACGGCGTCGTTTTCTGCCAGTTCAACAATGCTCTGGCCCAGCCACTGCACACCGGCAGTTGCGAACGAGGCATCTTGCTGACGCAGGTTGGCGGCGGTGTTCTTCACGCCCAGACCGGCAGCCAGTTTCTTCAGCAGGAACAGTTCTTCCAGCGTACTGCTCGGCGAAGCCAGCGCGGCCACGTTATCGGCGCCGTGTTCTTCGATTACCGACTTCAAGCCGTTGGCCACGTATTCCAGCGCAACAGTCCAGTCTACTTCTTGCCATGCCCCACCCTGCTTGATCAGCGGCTTTTGCAGACGCTCACCACTATTGAGGGCTTCGTACGAATAACGGTCGCGGTCCGACAGCCAGCATTCGTTGACGGCTTCGTTTTCCAGCGGCAGTACGCGTTTGACCTGGTGATCCTTGACCTGAACGATCAGGTTGGAACCCAGACCATCGTGCGGGCTGACCGATTTGCGACGGGACAATTCCCATGTCCGTGCCGAGAAGCGGAACGGCTTGGAAGTCAACGCGCCTACCGGGCACAGATCGATCACGTTGCCGGAAATTTCGGAGTTCACGGTTTTGCCGATGAAGCTCATGATTTCCGAGTGCTCGCCACGGCCGGGCATGCCCAGCTCCTGGAAGCCCGCAACTTCTTCGGTAAAGCGCACACAACGGGTGCAGTGAATGCAACGCGTCATGTCGGTCGAGATCAGCGGGCCGAGGTTCTTGTTGACCACCGAGCGCTTTTCTTCTTCGTAGCGCGAGCCGGATTGACCATAACCCACGGCCAGATCCTGCAACTGGCACTCGCCGCCCTGGTCACAAATCGGGCAATCAAGCGGGTGGTTGATCAGCAGGAATTCCATGACGCCCTTCTGGGC
This genomic interval from Silvimonas soli contains the following:
- the nuoH gene encoding NADH-quinone oxidoreductase subunit NuoH; the encoded protein is MELLTHFFAGFIGQEWGFDVALVVWTLLKIVLIAVPLILGVAYMTYAERKVIGYMQIRIGPNRVGPLGLLQPFADVLKLLLKEIIAPSASSKGLFFVAPVLVLMPALAAWAVIPFFPGLVLADVNIGLLYVMAITSLGVYGVIIAGWASNSKYAFLGAMRAAAQMVSYELAMGFSLIGVMMVSGSLNISDIVMQQGHGVAGGSVLSWNWLPLLPLFVVYFISGLAETNRAPFDVTEGESEIVAGHMIEYSGMSFALFFLAEYMNMILISALASVMFLGGWLSPFPTSVPFLGAPSFIWWFLKVALMLFFFLWARATFPRYRYDQLMRLGWKVFIPVTLVWIVVVGAWMQTPLSLWK
- the nuoG gene encoding NADH-quinone oxidoreductase subunit NuoG; the protein is MLEVEIDGNKLTVPGGSTVMDAATSIGVFIPHFCYHKKLSIAANCRMCLVQVEKAPKPLPACATPVTDGMKVWTHSDAAVKAQKGVMEFLLINHPLDCPICDQGGECQLQDLAVGYGQSGSRYEEEKRSVVNKNLGPLISTDMTRCIHCTRCVRFTEEVAGFQELGMPGRGEHSEIMSFIGKTVNSEISGNVIDLCPVGALTSKPFRFSARTWELSRRKSVSPHDGLGSNLIVQVKDHQVKRVLPLENEAVNECWLSDRDRYSYEALNSGERLQKPLIKQGGAWQEVDWTVALEYVANGLKSVIEEHGADNVAALASPSSTLEELFLLKKLAAGLGVKNTAANLRQQDASFATAGVQWLGQSIVELAENDAVLVIGSTLRKEQPLLAQRLRQSVKKGLKLAVVNPHNDDLLTTLHGSLVTRPDQLVEGALEVLKAVAEQKGASVPAHIDVAGVTVSEQALAIATTLVASEKVGVLLGNLAVEGVRAAELHAVATAIAEISGAKLGVLTSGANAVGAQLIGFNATAGAFAKPKKAYVLLNAEVDFDTANAPQALAAVEQAEMVVVLSPFQSCAYDYADVILPVSPFAETSGTFINLESRPQSFNGVVRPLGETRPAWKVFRVLGNLLGLAGFEFASSEEVRDEALANGIEGKLNNAPAAAVNVKPVAASGLTRLAEVPLYQIDALVRRAPSLQATVDAQSAATLRANATTLATLGLVAGDQAKVVQGGEAVLTVAQDDALLDQVVRIAAAHPLTRGLDGAAALQVVKA